The Benincasa hispida cultivar B227 chromosome 9, ASM972705v1, whole genome shotgun sequence genome has a segment encoding these proteins:
- the LOC120084646 gene encoding NAC transcription factor 56-like translates to MENSQSAPETDSERPNLPPGFRFHPTDEELVIHYLKKKATSLPLPVAIIAEVDLYKYDPWELPAKASYGEQEWYFFSPRDRKYPNGARPNRAATSGYWKATGTDKPVIASSEGNRKVGVKKALVFYGGKPPKGIKTNWIMHEYRLADNKPGGGNNNKPLGFNIGGKKNSLRLDDWVLCRIYKKINSNKPGMDREREGCVDYMVGSIPSSIQMNGYNQPMTTTNFSMYSELASLSLPMKRLLPLPSWEDIEYQPTDDQPSSKRLQFMNGGGGGRNNSIAALLGQLPSLQQPTMQGCIVGDETYRPAFQLPETNWYS, encoded by the exons ATGGAGAATTCACAGTCGGCGCCGGAGACCGATTCAGAGCGGCCGAACCTGCCGCCGGGATTCCGGTTCCACCCTACCGATGAGGAGCTGGTGATCCACTATCTGAAGAAGAAGGCTACTTCTCTACCCTTGCCGGTCGCCATCATCGCCGAAGTTGACCTCTACAAGTACGATCCTTGGGAGCTTCCAG CTAAGGCAAGCTATGGGGAGCAAGAATGGTATTTTTTCAGTCCAAGAGATCGGAAGTATCCGAATGGAGCACGACCAAACCGTGCAGCAACATCGGGGTATTGGAAGGCAACCGGAACCGATAAGCCTGTGATAGCTTCGTCGGAAGGAAATCGGAAGGTTGGGGTGAAAAAGGCTTTGGTTTTTTATGGTGGGAAACCACCCAAAGGGATAAAAACCAATTGGATCATGCATGAATATCGCCTCGCCGATAACAAACCCGGCGGCGGAAATAATAATAAGCCACTGGGATTCAATATCGGCGGTAAGAAAAACTCACTGAGG ctCGATGATTGGGTTTTATGTCGGATTTATAAAAAGATCAACTCGAACAAACCGGGGATGGATCGTGAGCGAGAAGGTTGCGTTGATTATATGGTTGGGTCAATACCATCATCAATACAAATGAATGGATACAACCAACCAATGACGACGACGAACTTTAGTATGTATTCTGAATTAGCCTCTTTATCGCTTCCAATGAAACGGTTGCTGCCACTGCCATCGTGGGAGGATATAGAGTATCAGCCGACCGATGATCAACCATCAAGCAAAAGATTACAGTTCATGAACGGAGGTGGTGGTGGCCGCAACAACTCAATCGCCGCTCTACTCGGCCAGCTACCGTCGCTGCAGCAACCAACAATGCAAGGTTGTATCGTGGGCGATGAGACTTACCGGCCGGCATTCCAACTGCCGGAGACAAATTGGTATTCATAA